One window of the Dreissena polymorpha isolate Duluth1 chromosome 5, UMN_Dpol_1.0, whole genome shotgun sequence genome contains the following:
- the LOC127831407 gene encoding uncharacterized protein LOC127831407, translating into MDMGSGYTPPFSPVAPSKVRVNFDTHTRLCNILGVGRQLAQAIVVIRENTGNLVPNTLGTIIGRPLTMGDMTELDFSTNPALFKETLWYGDGAENASSPMYPHGRRANMPVLEDPVSREKAQLMAQITALEADLNASYERFKSQTTSSRSLNYGQNPQEAKNLPRPESYVTLSQTPRISREFNLPPGRPDREPVHSPVTTLKTETRSPITRPRLHLGVLSDDNEAFLHQLSLLNAARALPSPPVTSTPATIYPPVVSGLVTNNPPATNNTPAPNNCPTISNPPAPNIPTVPAVMTIPRNPPGPSIPPTQKDRDVLTKLPKSLLYDGQSNWFVFQSKFERYARVQDWSDAECADCLGWCLTGKAVDFYALLTEGRGTVPYAELMQRLQERFGARELTATAQGRFHVAYQEVGESLDNWSDRALKLATAAFRDLPYAYAAEQAVTKFCHGLIDEEAGKHVSLQLPTSMGDAMNMLKIYCHVQSACAAAPRYTQETEQEESMWVHEVKKAPTADEVSVSAVDKLTQVVEKLLDAVERLSNSFGSSAVDPFVRQPGKPFRNKKGYAEYPVECPYPGKVPNRWYNDQRQVMYPAGAGGGGARGHRNQSSKVRPEGSYRGRYGSNWGHFHAMSLPNHKEKEPVVVAATTKQSGQPEVDHVNQLGPVSQFCMKVQHAKDVHDAVPLVLPTVPDVVSDPRMVIGESTEGYHGDPVCDDKFRVQRVAVQSAEAAKSMATDRADQVGAKIAQRKAAETTPATGRSVPVRRATEVAACDRRKGGACECRVTPDDSWEGGVRRLVRRGSKGWRPSSSRRWERSQRWKLGWRPPERLTSKICTA; encoded by the coding sequence atggatatgGGAAGTGGATATACCCCACCATTTTCACCGGTAGCCCCCAGTAAAGTTCGTGTGAATTTTGACACTCACACTAGATTATGCAATATTCTGGGGGTGGGCAGACAACTGGCACAGGCCATTGTTGTGATACGGGAAAACACGGGAAATTTGGTACCAAATACCTTGGGTACAATTATAGGGCGGCCGCTGACCATGGGTGACATGACCGAGTTAGATTTTAGCACTAACCCCGCATTATTTAAAGAAACCCTGTGGTATGGGGACGGTGCGGAAAATGCAAGTAGTCCCATGTACCCACACGGAAGGCGAGCAAATATGCCTGTGTTGGAGGATCCGGTAAGTCGCGAGAAAGCCCAACTTATGGCCCAAATTACAGCTCTTGAGGCTGACTTAAATGCTAGTTATGAACGTTTTAAGTCACAAACAACTTCATCCCGCTCATTAAACTATGGGCAAAATCCCCAAGAGGCAAAAAACTTGCCCCGGCCAGAGTCCTATGTGACATTGTCCCAGACCCCAAGGATATCTAGGGAATTTAATCTGCCCCCGGGACGACCAGATAGGGAACCTGTGCACAGTCCAGTGACGACGCTCAAGACAGAGACCCGTTCCCCAATAACTCGTCCCCGCCTGCACTTGGGCGTGTTAAGTGACGACAATGAGGCCTTTTTGCATCAACTGTCACTTTTAAACGCTGCACGAGCTCTCCCAAGTCCTCCGGTGACAAGTACTCCAGCCACAATTTATCCCCCTGTGGTGTCTGGCCTAGTTACGAACAACCCTCCAGCTACAAACAACACACCAGCTCCAAACAACTGCCCAACTATAAGTAATCCTCCAGCTCCAAATATCCCTACTGTCCCAGCAGTAATGACAATACCAAGAAACCCTCCTGGCCCAAGTATTCCCCCGACACAGAAAGATCgggatgttctgacaaaattgcctaagagcctgctatatgatgggcagagcaattggtttgtttttcagagcAAGTTTGAGCGCTACGCAAGGGTGCAAGATTGGTCTGACGCAGAATGCGCCGATTGCCTTGGTTGGTGTTTGACAGGAAAGGCGGTCGATTTCTATGCGTTGCTTACCGAAGGGAGAGGGACGGTACCTTACGCAGAGCTAATGCAGCGACTGCAGGAGCGTTTTGGCGCCAGGGAGCTTACCGCCACCGCGCAGGGCCGTTTCCACGTTGCCTATCAGGAAGTAGGCGAGTCCCTAGACAATTGGTCAGATCGGGCGCTGAAGCTGGCAACAGCGGCGTTTCGTGATCTGCCCTATGCATACGCCGCTGAACAggcagtgacgaagttttgtcacgGTTTGATTGACGAGGAGGCCGGCAAGCATGTTAGTCTGCAGTTACCAACATCTATGGGAGATGCGATGAACATGCTGAAGATATATTGCCATGTTCAGTCGGCTTGCGCCGCGGCTCCGAGGTATACCCAGGAGACTGAGCAAGAAGAGTCAATGTGGGTTCACGAGGTGAAGAAAGCACCCACTGCGGATGAGGTCAGTGTGTCggcggtcgacaaattgacccaggtggtcgaGAAGTTGCTGGATGCTGTGGAGAGATTGTCAAACTCTTTTGGAAGTTCGGCCGTTGATCCCTTTGTCCGACAACCGGGTAAGccgtttcgaaataaaaaaggctaTGCCGAATACCCTGTGGAGTGCCCCTACCCAGGGAAGGTCCCGAACCGGTGGTACAACGACCAACGCCAGGTTATGTATCCTGCGGGTGCGGGTGGCGGAGGTGCACGTGGGCATCGGAACCAAAGTTCAAAAGTCCGCCCTGAGGGATCGTATCGCGGCAGATATGGTTCCAACTGGGGACATTTTCATGCCATGTCCTTGCCCAACCATAAGGAGAAGGAGCCCGTTGTGGTAGCTGCGACGACTAAGCAGTCTGGCCAACCGGAAGTGGATCATGTAAACCAGCTAGGTCCGGTTTCCCAGTTCTGCATGAAGGTGCAGCATGCCAAGGACGTGCACGATGCAGTTCCCTTGGTGCTGCCAACAGTGCCAGATGTCGTCAGTGATCCAAGGATGGTCATTGGCGAGAGCACTGAAGGATACCATGGAGATCCTGTGTGCGATGATAAATTTCGCGTGCAGCGCGTTGCGGTTCAGTCTGCGGAGGCGGCTAAAAGCATGGCGACCGACAGGGCCGACCAGGTGGGGGCCAAAATAGCCCAACGAAAAGCTGCTGAAACTACTCCGGCCACCGGAAGGTCAGTACCTGTCAGACGGGCGACAGAAGTTGCCGCGTGTGACCGCCGTAAGGGCGGCGCATGCGAATGCCGAGTTACCCCAGATGACAGCTGGGAAGGTGGTGTTCGAAGACTTGTTAGGCGTGGTTCCAaagggtggcgaccctctagttctcgccgctgggagcggtcccagcggtggaaattaggttggcgaccaccagagcgtctaacttccaaaatctgtaccgcctaa